In the Leptolyngbya sp. FACHB-261 genome, one interval contains:
- a CDS encoding response regulator transcription factor, protein FRQGLATIINRDPEMQVIAQAENGEQAIALFGEHQPDVTLMDLRMPEVEGVAAIGAICAAAKSARIIVLTTYDSDEDIYRGLQAGAKGYLLKETEPDELLNAIRTVHRGQKYIPPDVGAKLVQRLSNPELSERELAVLRSLAQGMSNADIATALSIGEGTVKSHVNRILNKLDVSDRTQAVIVAVKRGIVNL, encoded by the coding sequence TTTTTCGGCAAGGATTAGCCACAATTATTAACCGTGACCCAGAGATGCAGGTGATTGCCCAAGCCGAAAATGGGGAACAAGCGATCGCTCTATTTGGGGAACACCAACCGGATGTTACACTCATGGATTTGCGAATGCCTGAAGTAGAAGGAGTTGCCGCCATCGGTGCAATTTGTGCTGCTGCTAAATCGGCTCGGATTATTGTACTGACTACGTATGATAGCGACGAAGATATCTATCGGGGATTGCAGGCAGGCGCAAAAGGATACCTATTGAAAGAAACTGAACCTGACGAGCTTCTGAATGCGATTCGTACCGTTCATCGGGGTCAGAAGTACATTCCGCCCGATGTGGGAGCAAAGTTAGTACAGCGGCTCAGCAATCCAGAACTGAGTGAACGAGAACTGGCGGTACTTCGTTCACTCGCACAGGGGATGAGTAATGCTGATATTGCGACTGCTTTGAGTATCGGTGAAGGCACTGTCAAATCTCATGTCAATCGAATTTTGAACAAGTTAGATGTCAGCGATCGCACTCAAGCTGTGATTGTTGCTGTTAAACGCGG